Proteins encoded within one genomic window of Pseudomonas cannabina:
- the hutG gene encoding N-formylglutamate deformylase: MDNVLTFNRGRVPLLISMPHAGLKLTPMVEAALVDEALSLPDTDWHIPRLYDFAAELGASTLAAEYSRFVIDLNRPSDDKPMYVGATTGLFPSILFDGVPLFKEGQTPSAEERARYLEQIWTPYHQTLEQELQRMRDEFGYALLFDAHSIRGHIPHLFDGRLPDFNLGTFNGVSCDPELASRMEQVCAAAKDYSHVLNGRFKGGHITRHYGDPANNIHAVQLELAQSTYMDEFVPFHYRPDLAEPTRAVLKPLLKTFIAWGQERFG; encoded by the coding sequence GTGGATAACGTTCTGACATTCAACCGTGGCCGCGTCCCGCTGCTGATCAGCATGCCGCATGCCGGCCTGAAGCTGACGCCGATGGTCGAAGCGGCTTTGGTGGACGAGGCGCTGAGCCTGCCAGACACCGACTGGCACATCCCGCGTCTGTATGACTTTGCTGCCGAACTGGGCGCGAGCACCCTGGCTGCGGAGTATTCGCGTTTTGTCATTGATCTGAATCGGCCGTCAGACGACAAGCCGATGTACGTGGGTGCAACAACCGGCCTGTTTCCGTCGATCCTGTTTGACGGCGTGCCGCTGTTCAAGGAAGGCCAGACGCCGAGTGCCGAAGAGCGCGCACGGTATCTGGAGCAGATCTGGACGCCCTATCACCAGACGCTGGAACAGGAACTGCAGCGGATGCGCGATGAGTTCGGCTATGCGCTGCTGTTCGACGCCCACTCGATTCGCGGACACATTCCGCACCTGTTCGATGGTCGGCTGCCGGATTTCAATCTGGGCACTTTTAACGGGGTCAGTTGCGACCCGGAACTGGCCAGTCGAATGGAGCAGGTCTGCGCAGCGGCCAAGGATTACAGCCATGTGCTGAACGGACGCTTCAAGGGCGGCCACATCACCCGCCACTACGGCGACCCGGCCAACAACATCCACGCCGTGCAACTGGAGCTGGCGCAAAGCACCTACATGGATGAGTTCGTGCCCTTCCACTACCGCCCAGACCTGGCCGAACCGACTCGCGCCGTGCTCAAACCGCTGCTGAAAACCTTTATTGCCTGGGGGCAGGAGCGGTTTGGCTGA
- the cadR gene encoding Cd(II)/Pb(II)-responsive transcriptional regulator codes for MKIGELAKLTDTQVETIRYYEREGLLPAPARSDGNYRLYTQAHMERLSFIRNCRSLDMTLEEIRNLLNLRDSPQDQCESVNALIDEHIEHVNARVASLQALQEQLLDLRRRCSDGVAEHCAILERLEVTGAVAAPEGEASHVGRSHGH; via the coding sequence ATGAAAATCGGCGAACTGGCAAAACTGACCGACACCCAGGTCGAAACCATCCGTTATTACGAACGCGAAGGCCTGCTGCCGGCCCCCGCCCGCAGCGACGGCAACTACCGGCTGTACACCCAGGCGCACATGGAACGCCTGTCGTTCATCCGCAATTGCCGCAGCCTGGACATGACCCTGGAAGAAATCCGCAACCTGCTCAATCTGCGCGACAGCCCGCAAGACCAGTGCGAAAGCGTCAATGCGCTGATCGACGAACACATCGAACACGTCAACGCCCGGGTCGCCAGCCTGCAAGCACTCCAGGAACAACTGCTCGACCTGCGCCGCCGCTGCAGCGATGGCGTGGCAGAGCACTGCGCGATACTGGAGAGGCTGGAAGTGACGGGCGCTGTTGCAGCGCCCGAGGGCGAGGCTTCACATGTGGGCAGGAGTCATGGGCATTGA
- a CDS encoding heavy metal translocating P-type ATPase encodes MSTTIKNPPAHDHDHNHDHGAHEHEQKPVEPAHSCCSSDAQPAVVTFTDAPTSGSRLSNFRIEAMDCPTEQTLIQNKLGKLAGVQKLEFNLINRLLGVWHDLPSTDPIREAISSLGMQAEPVEEGAAPAASAPAPAKHWWPLALSGVTALGAEVVHLASLGPTWVVALLALVSIFSCGLTTYKKGWIALKNFNLNINALMSIAVTGAILIGQWPEAAMVMFLFTVAELIEAKSLDRARNAISGLMQLTPELATVKQADGSWQEIEAKNVELGAIVRIKPGERVGLDGEVVSGNSTIDQASITGESLPVEKTIGDKVFAGTINQAGSLEYRVTAAANNSTLARIIHAVEAAQGSRAPTQRFVDSFSRIYTPVVFVVALGVALIAPLFFGGEWFDWIYRALVLLVVACPCALVISTPVTIVSGLAAAARKGILIKGGVYLEMGEKLDYLALDKTGTLTHGKPVQTDYMPLDPTVADSAPAIAASLAGRSDHPVSQAIAKAADDSLTLHEVTAFEALGGRGVKGEVNGQMYHLGNHRLVEELGLCSPELEARLDALEMQGKTVVLLLDASGPIALFAVADTVKETSREAIAQLHELGIKTVMLTGDNPHTAKAIADQVGIDEAQGNLLPADKLSAIEALYARNHRVGMVGDGINDAPALARAEIGFAMAAAGTDTAIETADVALMDDDLRKIPTFIRLSRQTSAVLKQNITLAIATKVLFIGITFAGMATMWMAVFADMGVSLLVVFNGLRLLKNKS; translated from the coding sequence ATGAGCACGACCATCAAGAATCCACCCGCACATGACCACGATCATAACCATGATCACGGGGCGCACGAACACGAGCAGAAGCCCGTAGAGCCTGCGCATTCGTGCTGCTCCAGCGATGCGCAACCTGCTGTGGTGACGTTTACCGATGCGCCGACATCCGGTAGCCGCTTGAGCAACTTCCGCATCGAAGCGATGGATTGCCCGACCGAGCAGACCCTGATCCAGAACAAGCTCGGCAAGCTGGCCGGTGTGCAGAAGCTTGAATTCAACCTGATCAACCGCCTGCTGGGCGTCTGGCATGATTTGCCGTCCACCGACCCGATTCGCGAGGCCATCAGCTCGCTGGGCATGCAGGCCGAGCCGGTCGAAGAGGGCGCTGCGCCTGCCGCATCGGCTCCTGCGCCGGCAAAACACTGGTGGCCATTGGCTTTGTCCGGCGTGACAGCACTGGGCGCCGAAGTGGTCCATCTGGCTTCGCTCGGGCCGACCTGGGTCGTTGCACTGCTGGCGCTGGTGTCGATTTTCAGCTGTGGGCTTACCACCTACAAGAAGGGCTGGATCGCGCTGAAAAACTTCAACCTGAACATCAATGCCCTGATGAGCATTGCGGTGACCGGCGCGATTCTGATCGGTCAATGGCCGGAAGCGGCGATGGTGATGTTTCTGTTCACCGTGGCCGAGTTGATCGAAGCCAAATCCCTGGACCGCGCCCGCAACGCGATCAGCGGCCTGATGCAACTGACGCCGGAACTGGCGACCGTCAAGCAGGCGGACGGCAGTTGGCAGGAAATTGAAGCCAAAAACGTCGAACTGGGCGCTATTGTCCGAATCAAGCCGGGTGAGCGCGTCGGGCTGGACGGTGAGGTGGTGTCCGGGAACTCGACCATCGATCAGGCCTCGATCACCGGTGAAAGCCTGCCGGTCGAGAAAACCATTGGCGATAAAGTCTTCGCGGGCACTATCAACCAGGCGGGGTCGCTGGAGTATCGCGTCACCGCTGCGGCGAACAACTCGACACTGGCGCGCATCATTCATGCGGTGGAAGCGGCCCAGGGTTCGCGCGCGCCGACTCAGCGTTTTGTCGACAGCTTTTCGCGCATCTATACGCCGGTGGTGTTCGTTGTCGCCTTGGGCGTGGCGCTGATTGCGCCGCTGTTTTTTGGCGGCGAATGGTTTGACTGGATCTACCGGGCGCTGGTTTTGCTGGTCGTCGCGTGCCCATGTGCACTGGTGATTTCTACGCCGGTGACCATTGTCAGTGGTCTGGCAGCCGCAGCGCGCAAGGGCATTCTGATCAAGGGCGGCGTTTATCTGGAGATGGGCGAGAAGCTTGATTACCTGGCCCTCGACAAGACCGGCACCCTGACCCACGGCAAGCCGGTGCAGACCGACTACATGCCGCTGGACCCAACGGTCGCCGACAGTGCACCGGCCATCGCCGCGAGCCTTGCCGGTCGCTCCGATCACCCGGTGTCTCAGGCAATTGCCAAGGCCGCTGACGACAGCCTGACGTTGCACGAGGTGACTGCATTTGAGGCCTTGGGCGGGCGGGGCGTGAAGGGCGAAGTGAACGGCCAGATGTATCACCTGGGCAACCACCGCTTGGTCGAAGAGCTGGGGCTGTGTTCGCCAGAGCTGGAAGCTAGGCTGGATGCGCTGGAAATGCAGGGCAAGACCGTGGTGCTGTTGCTGGATGCGTCCGGTCCGATCGCGCTGTTCGCAGTGGCCGATACGGTGAAGGAAACCAGCCGTGAAGCCATTGCTCAGTTGCATGAACTGGGTATCAAGACTGTCATGCTGACCGGCGATAACCCGCACACCGCCAAGGCGATTGCCGATCAGGTCGGGATCGATGAGGCGCAGGGCAACCTGCTGCCGGCCGACAAACTGAGTGCCATCGAAGCGCTTTATGCGCGCAATCATCGCGTGGGCATGGTGGGCGACGGCATTAATGACGCACCGGCACTGGCACGAGCCGAGATTGGTTTTGCGATGGCGGCTGCGGGGACTGACACGGCAATCGAAACGGCGGATGTCGCCCTGATGGACGATGATCTGCGCAAGATCCCGACGTTCATTCGGCTGTCTCGCCAGACCTCGGCGGTGCTTAAACAGAACATCACCTTGGCCATCGCGACCAAAGTGCTGTTCATCGGTATCACCTTTGCGGGGATGGCGACCATGTGGATGGCCGTGTTCGCCGACATGGGCGTGAGTTTGCTGGTGGTGTTCAACGGGTTGCGATTGCTCAAGAATAAGTCTTGA